From a single Theropithecus gelada isolate Dixy chromosome 10, Tgel_1.0, whole genome shotgun sequence genomic region:
- the XBP1 gene encoding LOW QUALITY PROTEIN: X-box-binding protein 1 (The sequence of the model RefSeq protein was modified relative to this genomic sequence to represent the inferred CDS: deleted 2 bases in 1 codon) translates to MVVVAAAPSPADRAPKVVLLSGQPASAAGAPAGQALPLMVPAQRGASPEAASGGLPQARKRQRLTHLSPEEKALRRKLKNRVAAQTARDRKKARMSELEQQVVDLEEENQKLLLENQLLREKTHGLVVENQELRQRLGMDALVAEEEAEAKGNGVRPVAGSAERSTQTTCTSAAGAGPVVTPPEHLPMDSGGIDSSDSESDILLGILDNLDPVMFFKCPSPESASLEELPEVYPEGPSSLPASLSLSVGTSSAKLEAINELIRFDHIYTKPLVLERPSETESQANVVVKIEEASLSPSENDHPEFIVSVKEEPVEDDLIPELGISNLLSSSHCPKPSSCLLDAYSDCGYGGSLSPFSDMSSPLDVNHSWEDTFANELFPQLISV, encoded by the exons ATGGTGGTGGTGGCAGCCGCACCGAGTCCGGCCGACCGGGCCCCTAAAGTAGTGCTTCTGTCGGGGCAGCCCGCCTCCGCCGCCGGAGCCCCGGCCGGCCAGGCCCTGCCGCTCATGgtgccagcccagagaggggccaGCCCGGAGGCAGCGAGCGGGGGGCTGCCCCAGGCGCGCAAGCGGCAGCGCCTCACGCATCTGAGCCCCGAGGAGAAGGCGCTGAGGAG GAAACTGAAAAACAGAGTAGCAGCTCAGACTGCCAGAGATCGAAAGAAAGCTCGAATGAGTGAGCTGGAACAGCAAGTGGTAGATTTAGAAGAAGAG AACCAAAAACTTTTGCTAGAAAATCAGCTTTTACGAGAGAAAACTCACGGCCTTGTAGTTGAGAACCAGGAGTTAAGACAGCGCCTGGGGATGGATGCCCTGGTTGCTGAAGAGGAGGCGGAAGCCAAG GGGAATGGAGTGAGGCCAGTGGCCGGGTCTGCTGAG CGCAGCACTCAGACTACGTGCACCTCTGCAGCAGGTGCAGGCCCAGTTGTCACCCCTCCAGAACATCTCCCCATGGATTCTGGCGGTATTGACTCTTCAGATTCAGAG TCTGATATCCTGTTGGGCATTCTGGACAACTTGGACCCAGTCATGTTCTTCAAATGCCCTTCCCCAGAGTCTGCCAGCCTGGAGGAGCTCCCAGAGGTCTACCCAGAAGGACCCAGTTCCTTACCAGCCTCCCTTTCTCTGTCAGTGGGGACGTCATCAGCCAAGCTGGAAGCCATTAATGAACTAATTCGTTTTGACCACATATATACCAAGCCCCTGGTCTTAGAGAGACCCTCTGAGACAGAGAGCCAAGCTAATGTGGTAGTGAAAATCGAGGAAGCATCTCTCAGCCCCTCAGAGAATGATCACCCTGAATTCATTGTCTCAGTGAAGGAAGAACCTGTAGAAGATGACCTCATTCCAGAGCTGGGTATCTCAAATCTGCTTTCATCCAGCCACTGCCCGAAACCATCTTCCTGCCTACTGGATGCTTACAGTGACTGTGGATATGGGGGCTCCCTTTCCCCCTTCAGTGACATGTCCTCTCCGCTTGATGTAAACCATTCTTGGGAGGACACTTTTGCCAATGAACTTTTTCCCCAGCTGATTAGTGTCTAA